One window of Methanogenium organophilum genomic DNA carries:
- a CDS encoding oligosaccharide flippase family protein, whose amino-acid sequence MTLFDSQSFAKDVLKLVTGTTFAQIIIVLSSPVLTRLYGPEAFGLLAIFTSIMGIIGIIACVRYELAIMLPDDDREAANLLGICLLCAVMVSILTIPIFYFGGDFLISLLQAPDLAPYLIIIPLFVFVNGVFLSLNYWNSRTKLFGRLSIANIISSVTGTGVKLGAGLAGYTTGGSLIGANLIGSSVSTAVLGGQIWRDDRVLLRESISWKKMLEGLKRYKKFPLIDSGSALLNTLSWHLPTFILAAFFSPVIVGYYSLGFMVLQLPMTLIGGSISQVFFQQASVEYRSGDLASFVETISEVLLKVGLLPMLIVGIVGPDIFSVVFGSAWEEAGLYAQILSFWTIIWFLYAPLSTIYVVLEKQSFGLIFSGFNFITRIISLFVGGMMGSVVIALGLLSFSGILIYGIFFVMLVGMAGMPRKNIIRVIGKSFGITIPAIVILIFAKLLALNSIIILVLSCLIFIAYYLYVVLADPNIKKFIPFSFNLK is encoded by the coding sequence ATGACCTTGTTTGATAGCCAGTCTTTTGCCAAAGATGTTTTAAAACTTGTAACCGGCACCACATTTGCCCAGATTATCATAGTTTTATCCTCACCGGTTCTCACTCGTCTCTATGGTCCTGAAGCCTTTGGATTACTTGCTATCTTTACTTCAATTATGGGCATCATAGGAATCATTGCCTGCGTACGGTACGAACTTGCGATTATGCTTCCCGATGATGATCGCGAAGCTGCAAATCTGTTGGGTATTTGCCTACTCTGTGCGGTAATGGTCAGTATACTAACTATACCAATTTTTTATTTTGGTGGAGATTTCCTTATTTCCCTGCTTCAGGCGCCTGATCTTGCACCATACCTAATCATAATTCCACTATTTGTTTTTGTTAACGGTGTCTTTCTGTCACTGAACTACTGGAATTCACGTACCAAACTTTTCGGACGCCTTTCGATTGCTAATATTATCAGTTCTGTTACAGGAACGGGTGTAAAGTTGGGGGCCGGATTAGCAGGGTATACAACAGGAGGAAGCCTCATTGGTGCAAACCTAATAGGTTCTTCTGTCTCAACTGCAGTGCTTGGAGGACAGATCTGGCGAGACGATCGTGTCCTTCTGCGTGAAAGCATCTCCTGGAAGAAAATGCTGGAAGGGCTAAAGCGTTACAAAAAATTCCCTCTGATTGATAGCGGTTCGGCACTGTTAAACACTCTTTCGTGGCATTTACCGACGTTTATCCTGGCAGCGTTTTTTTCTCCGGTTATAGTTGGTTATTATTCACTTGGTTTTATGGTACTTCAACTGCCTATGACTTTGATCGGTGGTTCGATATCTCAGGTATTTTTTCAGCAGGCGTCAGTAGAATACAGAAGCGGTGATCTCGCCTCATTTGTGGAAACAATATCTGAAGTTCTCCTTAAAGTTGGGTTACTCCCGATGTTGATCGTTGGAATTGTCGGGCCGGATATTTTTTCGGTGGTATTTGGAAGTGCATGGGAGGAGGCAGGATTATATGCACAAATATTGAGTTTTTGGACCATAATCTGGTTTTTATATGCGCCATTAAGTACAATATACGTTGTACTGGAAAAACAGAGTTTTGGACTAATATTTAGTGGATTTAATTTCATTACACGAATTATATCTCTGTTTGTTGGTGGCATGATGGGAAGTGTGGTTATTGCTCTTGGCTTATTATCATTTTCTGGAATTTTGATTTATGGTATTTTTTTTGTGATGCTTGTAGGTATGGCCGGAATGCCGCGGAAAAATATAATTCGAGTAATTGGGAAGTCATTTGGTATAACGATTCCAGCAATTGTAATTCTTATATTTGCTAAATTACTTGCGCTAAATTCTATAATTATATTAGTATTATCGTGTTTAATTTTTATTGCCTATTACCTATATGTTGTCCTGGCAGATCCGAACATTAAAAAGTTCATTCCTTTTTCATTTAATTTGAAATGA
- a CDS encoding glycosyltransferase family 2 protein: MEFNLKNNTETTPHVSIIILNWNGWKDTIECLESVYQITYPNYDVIVVDNGSENDSLEQIRNYCQGNTPIQSDFVKFQIDNKPIHIIEYEASDPKTSLSQKTFLQSIPPNKRLRLVKNDKNEGFTEGNNIAMRFAINYLNSDYVLLLNNDTVVDRNFLTELIHVGERGNCIGFVGPKIYQYNYNGSKNTIQFAGGKQNIWIFRTRHIGLNEIDVGQYDKNYDVDYVHGSCLLAKVSMVKKIGMLDNTYVSFREENDWGIRGFRGGWKSVYAYRSKIWHKGGGSTKIGKGRSIAIYYMVRNEFLFMKKHAKNSQQFVYLCNFFIRKFWYTIGILLIHQRNVNSTKAYLNGTKDGLKILMNFE, translated from the coding sequence ATGGAATTCAATCTGAAAAATAATACGGAAACAACCCCTCATGTATCGATCATTATTCTGAACTGGAATGGATGGAAGGATACGATTGAATGTCTGGAGTCTGTTTATCAGATAACATATCCCAATTATGATGTAATCGTTGTGGATAATGGATCAGAAAATGATTCATTAGAGCAGATCAGAAATTATTGCCAGGGTAATACTCCCATTCAGTCGGATTTTGTAAAATTCCAGATTGATAACAAACCTATTCACATTATTGAATATGAGGCAAGTGACCCTAAGACATCATTGTCCCAGAAAACATTCTTGCAATCAATACCGCCAAATAAGAGATTAAGATTGGTAAAAAATGATAAAAACGAAGGTTTTACTGAAGGCAATAACATTGCGATGAGATTTGCTATTAATTATCTGAACTCAGATTATGTTTTGCTTCTCAATAATGACACAGTCGTTGATAGAAATTTTCTGACAGAACTAATACATGTTGGTGAACGTGGCAATTGCATTGGATTTGTCGGACCCAAAATTTATCAGTATAATTATAATGGGAGCAAAAATACGATCCAATTTGCAGGAGGCAAACAAAATATCTGGATTTTCCGTACCAGGCATATTGGATTAAATGAAATTGATGTTGGGCAATATGACAAAAACTATGATGTTGATTATGTGCATGGTTCATGTTTATTAGCAAAGGTCAGTATGGTAAAAAAGATTGGTATGTTGGATAATACCTACGTTTCATTTAGAGAAGAAAATGACTGGGGCATACGGGGATTTAGAGGAGGTTGGAAATCTGTTTATGCATATCGTTCGAAGATTTGGCATAAAGGAGGTGGTTCAACAAAAATTGGGAAAGGAAGATCTATTGCAATATACTACATGGTCCGAAATGAGTTTTTATTTATGAAAAAACATGCAAAAAATTCTCAGCAATTCGTTTATCTCTGCAATTTTTTTATTCGAAAATTTTGGTATACCATTGGGATACTGTTAATCCATCAAAGAAACGTAAATTCTACCAAAGCTTACCTGAACGGTACAAAGGACGGATTGAAAATATTAATGAATTTTGAATAA